The genomic stretch TAACAAGAGTTACATTGCCAATGTAGAAAAATAACCGAGTCGGGCGGGATTAGATAGATTTGGATTTTGTACAGAAGCCAAGATTTAAGTTTAGATTCAGCAGAAAATGCGATCAGGTTTCCATGTAAATATTCcttaagtgttttaaaaaaaaaaaaaaaaaaaaaaaaaagagtatccATAGCTCAAATAAAACTTATTCAAGTAGTTACAAGCGTTTGCATTACCGGAAACAGAGTATTACATAGTAATTGATATATTTGTAGTTACATAATACAGCAACTACCAACCGGGTGGATACTGAAGAGTTTTATCACTTAAAGCACACGTGAGTAACGTAACTGAAAGGGCCAAGCTTCAGCTTTAACGTCCCGAGACTTACAGAATTACACGAGCAGTAAGGGGATGAGGTGGCTTAGCGAAAGTTTTACTTCACATCGCGTTCGCTTCTAGGTCAAAAGAAGTCACTGAAAACTGGCTGTTGCTACCATGTACTGAGTTCACGTTGAGGTACTTCATAGCTTAGGAATAGTTTTGAGTAAAGCCCCGGAAGGTCAGTTCACTGTTCTCCAGGCGGCTGAGCTGTCGTATTGGCTTGGAGAACACGACCACATTCACACCTGTCATTTCTTCTGAAGAGCAAAACACCCTGGAAACAGCGCACGAGCCATCGCACCAACACTCGCAGGCGGATAAATGGATGCTAGTGGTTTCACTGggagactgattttttttttttttttttcctttaacccccacagagctgaaaaaacagaacaagtatCTTCCAATTTGGTAACTAATGACAAGTACAATGCACAGAATCAATGATAACTATTTTTATTGTTGGAATATAAAGTCGGGATATCAATAGTGTTACTCTTATTTACTGTGAAGACTGCATTCACCTGCAAAAGAAATATGGCATCACGCACAAGTACACTTTCTGGATTTCAGAACGTGGGTATTATTCTGAAACAGTGATGGAAACAGCGACCCCTGTTTactagtaaaaataaattatgatggtttgtggttttttttctttaaaaaaaagaatgattcTTCCACAATGAGAGTTATGAATTGCAGTTAAGTCACATTAATCTACATAACCATTATTAACAGCTCTGTGTCTATTTTACTGCATCAAGCcaataaacatttaaatgcaCTTCACATCAAAAGATTAtgtaaacttttattttaattcctttttccttcagaaaactaGGGACACGTCCCAGGTCTGGCCATAACGAGCGAGCAGAGGCCTACCCCACTTCCTGCCCCGCTGGCACTACTGGCCGGTGATGACCCTACGGGGCACCGGATACCTTCTCTAGCGAAGTGTCCCTTTTAAGCGGCTTCTGATAAGGCCTACAGTTTAAAGATAAACAAGACAAAGTGCCATCTTTGTTTGGGTAACTGATGGACTCTGGCAAGATAAAATAAAGTTATGTGTATTTCGTTATACTTACAAGCAGCTCCAATCCTGAGTATTTATGGTATATCtaaacatacaaaaatgtatgtacatttttctccactttcttGTAAACAGTTGTCAGTATACTGTTTTTAATCCCTTTACCTTTGAAACATGCAAATCATACATACAGTAtaaatacacaagaaaacaaTGACACTCATTCAGAAACTACGCAACGAAAAGTTGTGGCTGCAGTActcaaaattataaataatcaATGCCCGAGGCATCCTATACACCTACAAGCGGACGTTCATTCTACTGTTCTTAGCTGCAGTTGTAGAAATACTGAGATTTTTGCACCTTCCATGCTAGCACAGTATTTATAACACTATCGTATGTGGAGATAAAGACTCGTTTACTATACCTCTTCTTTTCAGAGTGAAGGATAAAGCAGCACTTACATATACTGAAACCACGGCAGCAACAGCTGGTGTTGCCACTGCTATATTAGGAAGTTTTCCATTCTAACAactcttaaattaaaaaaaacaggaaagaaaaacaacctaAGAACTGACTACATGTTCATTCCTTGGGCACTTAACAGCGAATCCAGCATGTCGAATGTATCTTTGTAGTCCATATGCTGGCTGTTTGTACTGTACTGGGGATTGGCATCAGGACCGTTCTCCACTGGTTTCTTGTCCAGTTTCACGAGGGTGCTGAGATGTCCGTAGCCCACCTGGTATGTgacagggggaggagggggtaAGGGAAGGTTAAAAACAGGGTTGTGAGAGGATACATACTGCTTAACAGAGGAAGAACTAGATGAACTACCTGAACTTTTGGAACTTTTGCTCATTTTGGAGTGGTGGTTGTGAGAAGCGTCGTTGCTGTGCAACTTCTTTCGCGACGAGCCGGAACTAGAGGAATTGCCGTCACTACTCAGGCCGACGGGACTCCTCAGAACGGCCGGCGTGACGCCATCAGCGCCGTGCTTGCTGCCGCCACCGCTGCCGCCACCGCTGTGCGAATGGGAGTGCTTGTGACCGATACTGTGGTGGCGGTTTAAAGAGtgttctttgtgtttttccttaTGCTCTTTGCTAACGTGGGGGCTCGAATGTTTACTTTTCCCGCTACCCTCGTCCGACGAGCTATGCCTTTCTGAGGAAgaaactttaattttcattttcagctccTCCTTACTGGCACCCTTTTCTGTGGGTGGGATTGGTATACGGAGTTTGAGCGAGCCACCCTTCTCTTTCTTATCAGACAAGTGTTTTTCAGGCTTCTCTGCGTTCGCAATaggaattttcattttaataggaGACGTAACGGAAgaagagctgctggctgtctgTGGCTGCGCGTGTTTTTTATGCTGCTGTTCGCCTGGGGTTGCTACGTAGTGTTCTCTCACATCCAGTTCAAGGGTTTCTAGTTTGCGCTTCTCTCTGTATTTATCCAAAGACATTTTTTGAGGAATTATTACAGGAGCAGCAACTTGTCCGTGGTGTTTGTTTCCCGACTTGTGAGAATATTCTTGTTTGACAGTAGAATGCTCAGAAAGTTTGTCAGGCCTGTGATGGACTCCAGAGTGCAACTGTACGGACGTCCCTGGCTGGAAGTTCATATTGTACTGACTAGCAGGTAACGCCTCCTGTTTCTGAGAGTATATTTGTTCCGTCCTTGTTTGTTCTTGATGCTGAGGCCATTCCTGGTGCGATGCCAAACTGTATGAGGTACTTGGCATTCCTGTAGCTAATATTGCCAAATTTTCAGGTGCGTGACTGTCTGGAACAGAAATACTTCCTGAGGTCAGAGGTACCGGTGCAGGAAACGATGCCGATGGTTTTTGGAAACTTGTGTTTGCAGCTACACCGGTAACTGTATCCACCAAAATGGAATTCTGGACCAAAGATGAACCGAGAAGCGAGTTCTCCGATACCTGTCCATCACCTTTAGGTTTCTTAGCAGCCTGATTAGCCtaggcaaaaaggaaagaagtgagAAGATACAGAGCTCAGAAGGCTTGTACGGTACGTTCTAATTTAGCTCAAAGGTGAGGATAAGAGCCAACTCAAGGTTTCACCCCCTCCCAACCCAGCTGCAGGAATAAAGAGCAAATAAGATACAACTAAACGTTTTCCCTTGGTTCATAATTCTCCTGGAAGTTCACCTCTTTTTGCTAAACACTGTTATAGGAAAATTTCTTACCCGCCAATTTCTAATTCTCTTGAGCCTGCTAGGCGTTTTCTCCAGTATCTGCAGAAACTCATGAGTTAGCTCTgggtagaaaaaaaaccaaagccatttcttacATCTGATTCTGTAATAACCACGTTAAACTTCAAGCATTTTTCTAGACTAACAGTATACAGCTTTTGCAGTAGTTACTACAGGCTGCACATGACTTGACTTGATATTTAATAAAGAATTTTGTTAGACAagtgttgaagaaaaaaagctacagtATTTCACTATGACAGACTTCTGACCACTAcacacatttggaaaaaaaacagtttgaatTTAAGAGTTTGGTTTTACTCTTGCAGAATCTGGATTTGTTAGACCAAAAATTTCAAGAGGGATCTGCACAAACAATAGCTCCTAAAATAACATCCTTGCCATTCAGCTTGGGCATTTCCTGTACGAAGTTACATTTCCTTTAAAGTATAAATTTCTAAGTCACTGTTTCAGTCATTCCActgaacttcaggaaaaacCAACAACAGCTCTGAACAAAAGACAAGCCATTAGACCCTTTGAAGCACCCTGGTGTAAACAACAGCTTTTGATGAATTTGCGTTCAAGGCAAAGTAGCTGGCCAtgttaaaaaaccaaagatCCTTGCAATTAGTATGTCCACAAGGAAATGCAGGTCTCCGTGCTTGTcagctgcaaataaaaatactttccactgaaatttaattttactcaTGAGCTAAAAACTATTAGGTACAGTCAAAATTTGAATGCAAAAGTAGATCTCTTGCAGGTCTGGAAGAACTGGCTTCTCCAGAACTCCGCGAGTCATAAACTAAGCTGCTGCCAAGTGCCAAACTGCCTCAGCCCTTCAGGCTGCCCGAGCCTATTACACACCAGCTCCACGAACGCTTGCAGAATCAAGCAGTGCTCGCCATGAGCTCGCAGCACACATCGTGTGGgattttcaaaatcagaacGATGCACGCTTACCAAACGCACAAAAACAACAGCCAGGTGAGAAGGAAGGCAGGGTGGTATTTGAAACTACAGAGACAACTTAAAGAAGCCTGCTAAGATGGACACGTGAACTTGTGATTTCAGGCTCACTCTGGTTCTGGGCTAGACATGACATCTACTCGAGTTTTCAccttgaataaaaataatgttgccATTAAGGTAAGAgctcagcagaggagaaaagcaggcCACGGGGAGCTATGCTGGGCTGCACCAAGCCTGGAGGCCTCCACCACTACCctgaaacaaatgtttcacTTGGGAACTAATAGCAAAGTCCAATACATAGATCTGGAAGCCCCGGAAGCTACCGCCTGCACTACAGTAGCGTGTGGAGGCCTTAAATTCAGACTCCACTGCAGTAAGTACTATTTCAAAAGACAGTAAGCTTCTAGGTATATGGTCTTCTAGGTATATGCTTTCTTCTGGAAAGAACccatttaacaagaaaaaaaaatattttacaggagTTTGAGATACCATAAGCTATCCCAAATTGTTAACATACAACTACCTTCATAAACACGGCAATTTTATGTATAGCCTTAAGAACAGTTGTTTCAGTGACAGTGCAGCCATAAACTTGGACCAGTGATGTACATAAAACGAGCAGGACTGTGTGAATTTGCACCGGCAGATTTCCATCTCTTTCCTCGTTCTGGAAAGCACTCAGAAACCAGACTCTAACCTGCACCGACAAAAGGTACGTGGATGCCTGAGCCCACAGGATGAAATGAAAAGGGTCTCAAAACTAAGTTTGTCTTCTGAAGTTCTCCCCTCTCCTACACCTTTCTCTCACCCGAGGATCCGGTACGTGAAGCCAGCGAGACTTAATTTAGCCTTAAAGGTATGCTCTTACTATACGATGCTCCCGTTTTTGCCAAATAAACCCTTGAATTTAGAGATGTGAAAAGGCAGTATTGCTTACCATCTAGTAGTTCTAGAGTAACTGAAGGATCTACATATTCCCACCAGTGTTTTCCATCAGTTGACACTGGAATCTCCCAGTTGGACCACTTGCAGGCCAAGTGAATGCACACACATGCTATCACTGTAGGCTTGTACTGAAGACAGAATGTAGTAAGGTGAAGACTGTTGCACAAATTTCGAAATGAGGAACCAAAGGAAATCAAACATGTAAAACAAAGCCCAAAGAGATCAGCCATTAACATACAGAATAAGAGAATCTGTCAAGCAACAGCAGTTAAACATTAGTTCACGGAACATTCTTCTGATTAAGTTCATATGATAGCTTACTGCCTTAACAAAACCAAGGGCAGGGCATTTGTCTGGTAGAAAAgtttaatttgcttttgctaTAAAAAGTGCGATGAACAGTAAATAAATTTACCAGTTATTCTACTGTACttaagtaataaaaagaaagaagtataaTACAGTCAGTTAAAATCTTACAGTAAAAAGCATACAGCTGATTCTGCAGTCTTTGACGAGACAATTAGAAGAAGGTACCCAGCAGCTGCACAGAGGCCAAGTGCATTACTTGTGGGCTTAGCTTTCCCTTGGCCTGGATCTGTGGCATTTGTGAACTCGCCTGCAGCTTCCAGCTGGCAGCGGCACAAAGATAATGGTTCAGTTTCACTGCTTTATCGCACCTTTTCTTAACAGCTGTTTCACATACAGAACCTTGCCCATCAAGGGACCaccaagaaatatttatttggaagAGTTCTAATAAGCAGCAGATATTGCTTAAAAACTATCTACGTGTAACATAATCCTCTTAAATAAAGCTGAAAGTTGTTTCGCAAGAAGTAAATTGAAGTCATCGAGAAATCCAGACTAAAGTCTGCTCTCAAATTCCATCCTTCTACAACAGGCTATGAATACACAATCCCCATTCGGAATTCCAGAACTTTAAATTTATGTAAGTACTTAAGTTTTAAAACTCTATATTAAAGATTAAAGAGCTGTTTCTAAAAGGAATAACATTGGACTACTGCTAGTCTGTCTGAAAAGACAAATCAGCTAGTTGAAAAGATCTTAGGCCCGCTACAATTTTATAAGTTAAGACTGGATCAATATATTTAAAGTTAAGAGAAAACTGCCATTAACTACAAGTGTAaactaaaaatagttttgtaCTTACCAAGACGCTCGGATTTCTAGGTTAAGTTTAGCTCTTTGTAATCTTTAGCTGCTATTCAGGCTACCAATTTTAGACTTATGCACTCACAATCGAGAAAATGTCATCAGAAAGCACCACTACACTTCTCATTGTGCATTTAACCCCTTTGTGCCATGAGGCCCTTGTACAATACACCGCACTGCAAACAGGAAGGTACCACCACTGTAGATGGCCCACTCTCCTGCTGCAACAAGGGTAAGACACATGTAGGGGGCCCTGCAGTAAAGGAAGCTATAGTGTGCTACAACAGTGCAACAAAGAGGTTCAGGATAACAACCTGTTGGTAGCCATGAAATAGGATGTCTGTGCCAAATCCTTGCTtgctgtaagaaaagaaaaacggAGAGATTAAAGAGCTGCACTGATTTGTCAGGTTCATTCCAAAATTGAAGCAGTCTTAACCTTCCAAAAGCGCCACTTGGTATTGCCACAGAACTGGTCTCAGTTTAGCTAACTAGCCTTTAAAATCGTCTTTTCCGAGACAGAGAAGAGGCCGTTACATTCAGTAACTGGAGCTGGACCAGTCATTCCATTTGCTGACCCACCCCCCGTACAATCCCCAGGACAGTTTCTCCCTGCTGACCTACCCCGCCAACGCCTCACGCCCGAG from Pelecanus crispus isolate bPelCri1 chromosome 5, bPelCri1.pri, whole genome shotgun sequence encodes the following:
- the CCNT2 gene encoding cyclin-T2 isoform X1, which encodes MGQRLNVSQLTINTAIVYMHRFYMHHSFTKFNRNIISPTALFLAAKVEEQPRKLEHVIKVAHACLHPQEPQLDTKSDAYLQQAQELVILETIMLQTLGFEITIEHPHTDVVKCTQLVRASKDLAQTSYFMATNSLHLTTFCLQYKPTVIACVCIHLACKWSNWEIPVSTDGKHWWEYVDPSVTLELLDELTHEFLQILEKTPSRLKRIRNWRANQAAKKPKGDGQVSENSLLGSSLVQNSILVDTVTGVAANTSFQKPSASFPAPVPLTSGSISVPDSHAPENLAILATGMPSTSYSLASHQEWPQHQEQTRTEQIYSQKQEALPASQYNMNFQPGTSVQLHSGVHHRPDKLSEHSTVKQEYSHKSGNKHHGQVAAPVIIPQKMSLDKYREKRKLETLELDVREHYVATPGEQQHKKHAQPQTASSSSSVTSPIKMKIPIANAEKPEKHLSDKKEKGGSLKLRIPIPPTEKGASKEELKMKIKVSSSERHSSSDEGSGKSKHSSPHVSKEHKEKHKEHSLNRHHSIGHKHSHSHSGGGSGGGSKHGADGVTPAVLRSPVGLSSDGNSSSSGSSRKKLHSNDASHNHHSKMSKSSKSSGSSSSSSSVKQYVSSHNPVFNLPLPPPPPVTYQVGYGHLSTLVKLDKKPVENGPDANPQYSTNSQHMDYKDTFDMLDSLLSAQGMNM
- the CCNT2 gene encoding cyclin-T2 isoform X2, with protein sequence MGQRLNVSQLTINTAIVYMHRFYMHHSFTKFNRNIISPTALFLAAKVEEQPRKLEHVIKVAHACLHPQEPQLDTKSDAYLQQAQELVILETIMLQTLGFEITIEHPHTDVVKCTQLVRASKDLAQTSYFMATNSLHLTTFCLQYKPTVIACVCIHLACKWSNWEIPVSTDGKHWWEYVDPSVTLELLDELTHEFLQILEKTPSRLKRIRNWRANQAAKKPKGDGQVSENSLLGSSLVQNSILVDTVTGVAANTSFQKPSASFPAPVPLTSGSISVPDSHAPENLAILATGMPSTSYSLASHQEWPQHQEQTRTEQIYSQKQEALPASQYNMNFQPGTSVQLHSGVHHRPDKLSEHSTVKQEYSHKSGNKHHGQVAAPVIIPQKMSLDKYREKRKLETLELDVREHYVATPGEQQHKKHAQPQTASSSSSVTSPIKMKIPIANAEKPEKHLSDKKEKGGSLKLRIPIPPTEKGASKEELKMKIKVSSSERHSSSDEGSGKSKHSSPHVSKEHKEKHKEHSLNRHHSIGHKHSHSHSGGGSGGGSKHGADGVTPAVLRSPVGLSSDGNSSSSGSSRKKLHSNDASHNHHSKMSKSSKSSGGLRTSQHPRETGQETSGERS